Part of the Virgibacillus necropolis genome, AGACGCACTCATCGTCTGGAAGAATTCCATCTGAAAAAGGCTATCGTTTTTATGTGGATAATTTAGTATCTGCTGAAGGGATACCTGACGAAGTTAATGTCATGAAGCATGTGATCCAAGATGGGATTTTTGAATTCGAGCAAATCGTTCAAAAGTCCGCGCAGGTGTTATCTGATTTAACAAATTATACATCGATTATTTTAGGGCCAGAAGTATTCGAGACAAAATTAAAGCAGTTACAAATTGTTACTTTATCAGACCATACTGCTGTAGCGATATTGATTACGAATACAGGACATGTCGAGCATCGCTCATTTACGATCCCTGGTGAAATGAATGCATCAGATCTTGAAAAAATGGTTAATATTTTAAATGATCGATTATACGGTGTTCCAATTGTACATTTACATGATACGTTAAACACAGAAATAGTTTCACTAATGAAGATGTATGTGAATGACTTCGAACGATCATATGACTATTTGAAATCTGCATTCTTTAGCGAACAACCTGTAAAGCTCTACTTTGGTGGGAAAACGAATATTTTAATGCAACCAGAATTTAAAGATATTGATAAAATTCGTTCGTTTTACTCCATGATGGAAAAAGAAGATGAGATAGCCAATATGCTAAAAACATCGACAGAAGGTATAAATGTCTCAATTGGTCATGAAAATAAAGTAGATGCTATAAAGGATTGTAGTTTAATAACAGCTACTTATCACCTAGGACAAGATCAACTTGGTACGATTGCCTTACTCGGACCAACAAGAATGGAGTATAGAAAGGTAATCACTCTGCTACATGCATTGTCTAATGAAATGACAGAAGCATTATATATGTGGTACAAAAACAATGAATAGTTGCTGGTCTCGCTATACGGAATACCTTGATGGGGCTATCCCCATCACTTCTTTATGTAATAGGTAATAGTTTATTTAAGTAGGGTTTAATGATATAGTCTAAAATGGTGAATTTTTCTTAGGAGGTGTTAAGCGTGGAAGAACAAAATAAAAATGATACAGCAACAAAGGATAAAACAGAAAGCGTTGAGCCAGAGGAAATGGAAATTAATGATCCAGAAGAACACCTTGGTTCAGATGAAGGTAAAATGGAAACACTGAAAGAGGAAATAGAACAATTAAAAAAAGAAAAAGATGAAAACT contains:
- the hrcA gene encoding heat-inducible transcriptional repressor HrcA, producing the protein MLTERQLLILQVIIDDFIQTAQPVGSRILSKKESISFSSATIRNVMADLEDLGYLQKTHSSSGRIPSEKGYRFYVDNLVSAEGIPDEVNVMKHVIQDGIFEFEQIVQKSAQVLSDLTNYTSIILGPEVFETKLKQLQIVTLSDHTAVAILITNTGHVEHRSFTIPGEMNASDLEKMVNILNDRLYGVPIVHLHDTLNTEIVSLMKMYVNDFERSYDYLKSAFFSEQPVKLYFGGKTNILMQPEFKDIDKIRSFYSMMEKEDEIANMLKTSTEGINVSIGHENKVDAIKDCSLITATYHLGQDQLGTIALLGPTRMEYRKVITLLHALSNEMTEALYMWYKNNE